Genomic segment of Streptomyces zhihengii:
CGGTTCACCCCGTCGACCTCGGTGCTCGCGCCGCCCGCGCGCAGCGTCACCCGGGCGCGGAAGGTGTCCACGTCGAAGGAGCGGCCGCCGCCCGAGAAGCGGATGCCCGCCCGGCCCTGGGTCGCCGAGCCGATGAGCCGGCCGTCCTTCACGTACAGGCCGCCGGGGGCGTTGTTGTAGAACCACTGGGCGTTGACGCCCGCCGTGGCGCCCGCGGCCGCCATCAGGTCCGTCAGCTTCTCGGTGCCGTTCAGCGTCGGACCGAAGCCGGTGTCGAGGGAGCCGCGGAAGGCCGCGAAGTCCACCCGCATCACGTGCACCTTCTGGGGCGCCCTGAAGTCCCCGCCGTCCTGCGGGACGTAGCGGGTGCCGCCGGTGAACCCCGCCGCCTTGACGCGGGCGAGGTCCGCGGAGGCGCCGGTCTCCTGCGCGTACCGGCCGATGCGGACGGTCCAGCCGAGGGTGGTGGCCCGCAGATCCGCGAAGGAGGGCGTCCTGACCTCCTCGACGCGCGGCTCGAACCCCTTGCTCCGCAGGGCGTTCGCCACCCGGTCGGCGGTGGCCCGGGGGCCGAGCGCGGTGTTCGCGGAGGCGAGGGGGCCGTCGGGGGCGACGGGCAGGTAGACGTGCACCGTCCACCGGTCCTCGGACGCGGCCCGGCTGCCGTACGACAGCGAGGTCAGCGTGACCCCGTCCGTCACGGTCGTGGTGACCGGCGGCGCGCTCTGCTGGAGCGGGCGGAGCGCGGACGGCGGCTGGGGCTTGACGGCGGATCGCGGCGGCGGCACGGCCTGGGCGCCGGGCACGGCCGTCACCGCCCCCAGCACCGCTGCCGCCGCCGCCAGGGAGAGAGACGTGCGCTGCATGAGCGTCCTTCCGTCGTCGGAACGTAAGGCAAGGCAAGGCGCAGTCGATTGCGGGCAGATGTCTCGGAGTACAACAGCCGAGGCAGCCCGGTGGAAGCCTCCGGACCGGCCACACAGAACGAGCCATTCCTTTTGTCCGGGGCTGTCTGACGGCCCGTCCGCCGGGGCGCGGGCGGCGGGGCGCCCGACAGGGGGGTCTGCGGGGGTGTCCGG
This window contains:
- a CDS encoding phosphodiester glycosidase family protein; its protein translation is MQRTSLSLAAAAAVLGAVTAVPGAQAVPPPRSAVKPQPPSALRPLQQSAPPVTTTVTDGVTLTSLSYGSRAASEDRWTVHVYLPVAPDGPLASANTALGPRATADRVANALRSKGFEPRVEEVRTPSFADLRATTLGWTVRIGRYAQETGASADLARVKAAGFTGGTRYVPQDGGDFRAPQKVHVMRVDFAAFRGSLDTGFGPTLNGTEKLTDLMAAAGATAGVNAQWFYNNAPGGLYVKDGRLIGSATQGRAGIRFSGGGRSFDVDTFRARVTLRAGGASTEVDGVNRIPGDVWNCGGVGGDVPTEKPQHDLKCTDTSELVRFTPEWGQPPSGAGAEAVLDAAGTVTAVNTSRGAAVPPGGSTIQATGASATWLLAHLRPGGTAAVTDEVFDSRGVKVALTPDTTILQVGPSLVRDGRVSVNAVGDGIVREGPDQTFTYNWTVRANPRSMIGKDERGRLMIVVVDGRQAGYSEGLGVAQAAQLMRQLGAREAMNLDGGGSSVMATASGGIVNRPSDSTGQRSLGTVLLLRP